A window of the Streptomyces formicae genome harbors these coding sequences:
- a CDS encoding ribose-5-phosphate isomerase has translation MRVYLGSDHAGFELKNHLVEWLTAHGHEPVDCGPHIYDAQDDYPPFCLRAAERAAADPEALGIVIGGSGNGEQIAANKVKGVRAALAWSVQTAALGREHNNANVVAVGARMHTTDEATTFVEVFLKTPYSGEERHTRRIEMLSAYETTGELPPIPAHHPQEPTA, from the coding sequence AACTCAAGAACCACCTCGTCGAGTGGCTCACGGCCCATGGCCACGAGCCCGTCGACTGCGGCCCCCACATCTACGACGCCCAGGACGACTACCCGCCGTTCTGCCTGCGCGCCGCCGAGCGGGCCGCCGCGGACCCGGAGGCCCTGGGCATCGTGATCGGCGGATCCGGCAACGGCGAGCAGATCGCCGCGAACAAGGTCAAGGGCGTACGGGCCGCGCTCGCCTGGAGCGTGCAGACGGCCGCACTCGGCCGCGAGCACAACAATGCCAACGTCGTCGCCGTCGGTGCCCGGATGCACACCACCGACGAGGCGACCACCTTCGTCGAGGTCTTCCTCAAGACCCCGTACTCGGGTGAGGAGCGTCACACCCGCCGCATCGAGATGCTCTCGGCGTACGAGACCACCGGCGAGCTCCCCCCGATCCCGGCCCACCACCCGCAGGAGCCGACCGCCTGA
- a CDS encoding GNAT family N-acetyltransferase — protein sequence MTTELRVLQRSGWDEWYGKLERAFGGAAEAPEERELWEQLTETERSIGAWDDGECVGTAGAFSFGVTVPGGAVVPAAGVTMVSVAATHRRRGVLTSMMRRQLDDVRAWGESLAVLTASEPAIYGRFGYGIATHQMSLEIDSSRVRIAQPPGADADALRLRFVPPEEAVKECEAVYRRTVGTRPGMLERRPGWERLPLLDPPGERGGGSPLQCVVAERDGDVAGYVRFHNKPDWTPAGPDGSVVVRNIDALDPAAYAALWRFLCGIDLTSRVTAHNRPVDDPLLQLVSDIRRCGVRVRDSLHARLVDVGAALGARTYRAPVDVVFEVEDAFCPWNEGRWRLSGDAKGAVCERTADAADLALSVRELGAAYLGGVTLSALAGAGRVRELRGGALAEASLACGSDVAPWLPHGF from the coding sequence ATGACGACTGAACTGCGGGTGCTCCAGCGGTCCGGCTGGGACGAGTGGTACGGGAAGCTGGAGCGCGCGTTCGGCGGCGCCGCCGAGGCCCCGGAGGAGCGCGAGCTGTGGGAGCAGCTGACCGAGACCGAGCGCTCGATCGGTGCCTGGGACGACGGTGAATGCGTGGGTACGGCAGGGGCGTTCAGCTTCGGCGTCACGGTGCCCGGTGGTGCAGTCGTGCCCGCGGCCGGGGTGACCATGGTGAGCGTCGCGGCGACGCACCGGCGGCGCGGGGTGCTGACCTCGATGATGCGGCGCCAGCTGGACGACGTACGGGCCTGGGGCGAGTCGCTCGCCGTGCTGACGGCGTCCGAGCCGGCGATCTACGGACGGTTCGGGTACGGGATCGCCACACATCAGATGAGTCTGGAGATCGACTCCTCGCGGGTCCGGATCGCTCAGCCCCCTGGGGCGGACGCGGACGCACTGCGGCTGCGGTTCGTGCCGCCGGAAGAGGCCGTGAAGGAGTGCGAGGCGGTGTACCGGCGCACGGTCGGCACCCGGCCGGGGATGCTCGAACGCCGGCCGGGCTGGGAGCGGCTGCCGCTGCTCGACCCGCCGGGCGAGCGGGGCGGCGGCTCACCCCTCCAGTGCGTGGTCGCGGAGCGCGACGGGGACGTGGCCGGTTATGTCCGCTTCCACAACAAGCCGGACTGGACCCCGGCCGGGCCGGACGGCTCGGTCGTGGTGCGCAACATCGACGCGCTGGACCCGGCGGCGTACGCGGCGCTGTGGCGGTTCCTGTGCGGCATCGACCTCACGTCGAGGGTCACCGCGCACAACCGGCCGGTGGACGACCCGCTGCTCCAGCTCGTCTCGGACATCCGGCGGTGCGGCGTCCGCGTGCGGGACTCGCTGCATGCCCGGCTCGTGGACGTGGGCGCGGCGCTGGGGGCGCGGACGTACCGGGCGCCGGTGGACGTGGTGTTCGAGGTCGAGGACGCGTTCTGCCCCTGGAACGAGGGGCGGTGGCGGCTCAGCGGTGACGCGAAGGGCGCGGTGTGCGAGCGGACGGCGGACGCGGCGGACCTGGCCCTGTCCGTACGGGAGTTGGGGGCGGCGTATCTGGGCGGAGTGACGCTGTCGGCGCTCGCCGGGGCGGGCCGGGTGCGGGAGCTGCGGGGCGGGGCGCTGGCTGAGGCGTCGCTCGCGTGCGGTTCGGACGTCGCGCCGTGGCTGCCGCACGGGTTCTAG
- a CDS encoding Fpg/Nei family DNA glycosylase, with protein MPEGHTIHRLAADYRERFGGRSVRVTSPQGKFADSVALLDGTVLERTEAHGKHLFLGFGEGEWIHIHLGLFGKVNFGDAPVPPPTETVRLRLANPESYVDLRGPTTCALITDGEKRAIHDRLGPDPLRPADGPERAWARISRSRTSIAALLMDQKIVAGVGNVYRAEVLFRHGIDPYRAGKDLTEREWHAMWADLVALMREGVRHNRIDTVRPEHTPEAMGRPPRVDDHGGEVYVYRRAAQPCHICAGEIRTAGLAARNLFWCPACQPA; from the coding sequence ATGCCCGAGGGGCACACCATCCACCGACTGGCCGCCGACTACCGGGAACGGTTCGGCGGCCGGTCCGTGCGGGTCACCAGCCCGCAGGGGAAGTTCGCCGACTCCGTGGCGCTGCTCGACGGCACGGTCCTGGAGCGCACCGAGGCCCACGGCAAGCACCTCTTCCTCGGCTTCGGAGAGGGGGAGTGGATCCACATCCACCTCGGCCTCTTCGGCAAGGTGAACTTCGGCGACGCCCCCGTGCCGCCGCCCACCGAGACCGTGCGGCTGCGGCTCGCGAACCCGGAGTCGTACGTCGACCTGCGCGGCCCGACCACCTGTGCCCTGATCACGGACGGCGAGAAGCGGGCGATACACGACCGCCTCGGTCCCGACCCGCTGCGCCCGGCCGACGGCCCCGAGCGGGCCTGGGCCCGGATCTCCCGCTCCCGTACGAGCATTGCGGCCCTGCTGATGGACCAGAAGATCGTCGCGGGCGTCGGCAACGTCTACCGGGCGGAGGTGCTCTTCCGCCACGGGATCGACCCGTACCGCGCGGGGAAGGACCTCACCGAGCGCGAGTGGCACGCCATGTGGGCGGACCTGGTCGCGCTCATGCGCGAAGGCGTACGGCACAACCGGATCGACACCGTCCGTCCCGAGCACACCCCCGAGGCCATGGGCCGTCCGCCCCGCGTCGACGACCACGGCGGCGAAGTCTACGTCTACCGCCGGGCCGCCCAGCCCTGCCACATCTGCGCCGGCGAGATCCGCACCGCCGGCCTCGCCGCCCGCAACCTCTTCTGGTGCCCGGCCTGCCAGCCGGCGTAG